A genomic window from Pocillopora verrucosa isolate sample1 chromosome 7, ASM3666991v2, whole genome shotgun sequence includes:
- the LOC131789182 gene encoding keratin-associated protein 9-1: MAQPHVFLFILSLLLLLSLVTSEMAKREAHQCEDPLAGTCKQTCDENCKMSCPSINKPCEQLCEYGPCDMKCATKDSCLQEQWCEMYAPQTCGVVRCTSTNCTQKCDDGACNLTCRVRSQCRQDCIGGSCRAFCKAKERCVQNCVDGRCPMRCVSHQCQQSCQVGACSLKCRTGKDCDQQCSSDCPLVSCHSKEGSCKQLGNGGKKMIIRAKTVGYQECRSGNCQQKCTTDIRCYQNCGGSCNQECNSGKSCEQYCAIDGNCDQTCSSNKCLQRCGQGRNCKMTCGATLQCEQRCPQGGCQGVCNSPSCFQLCDSGNCSFECKGPHCHQNCSGGGCTLSCPVGAKSCVQHCPAQNCTITRKEDGHFMVKNTSDDYGIHFNGIETKTNSGSVWLPCSLNFRNVFAFYAVWIVSTYILT; the protein is encoded by the exons ATGGCCCAGCCTcatgtatttcttttcattttatctctGCTGCTCTTGCTGTCGTTGGTGACATCAGAGATGGCCAAAAGAGAAGCCCATCAGTGTGAGGACCCTTTAGCCGGCACTTGCAAACAAACGTGCGACGAGAATTGCAAAATGTCATGTCCCAGCATTAACAAACCATGTGAGCAACTTTGTGAGTATGGCCCGTGTGATATGAAGTGCGCTACGAAAGACAGTTGCCTTCAGGAACAGTGGTGCGAAATGTACGCGCCTCAAACCTGTGGCGTAGTACGCTGCACATCAACAAACTGTACGCAGAAATGCGACGACGGCGCGTGCAACTTGACTTGTCGAGTGCGTTCACAATGTAGGCAG GACTGCATCGGTGGTTCCTGTCGAGCATTTTGTAAAGCCAAGGAGAGATGCGTTCAAAACTGTGTTGATGGACGCTGTCCAATGAGGTGTGTCTCGCATCAGTGCCAACAGTCTTGTCAAGTGGGAGCGTGCTCTTTGAAATGCAGAACTGGTAAAGACTGTGATCAGCAGTGCTCTTCTGACTGCCCGTTGGTGAGCTGCCACAGTAAAGAAGGCTCTTGTAAACAG CTGGGAAACGGTGGGAAGAAGATGATAATACGAGCTAAAACGGTCGGGTACCAGGAATGCCGTAGTGGTAACTGCCAGCAAAAATGCACGACAGACATAAGATGCTACCAGAATTGCGGAGGGAGCTGCAATCAAGAATGCAACTCTGGCAAAAGCTGTGAACAGTATTGTGCCATCGATGGTAACTGTGACCAAACATGTAGCTCCAACAAATGCTTGCAGCGATGTGGTCAAGGCAGAAACTGCAAGATGACTTGCGGAGCGACGCTGCAATGTGAGCAG CGATGCCCTCAAGGTGGCTGTCAAGGGGTCTGCAATTCACCCTCGTGCTTTCAGCTTTGTGATTCAGGTAACTGCTCTTTCGAATGCAAGGGACCTCACTGCCATCAAAACTGCTCGGGTGGTGGCTGTACCTTGAGTTGCCCCGTGGGCGCCAAATCGTGTGTTCAGCACTGTCCAGCTCAAAACTGTACCATAACAAGAAAGGAAGATGGGCATTTTATGGTTAAAAACACGTCAGACGATTACGGGATCCACTTTAACGGAATAGAAACGAAGACAAACAGTGGCAGTGTTTGGTTACCctgttctttaaattttagGAACGTTTTTGCCTTCTATGCGGTGTGGATTGTATCGACTTATATATTGacttag
- the LOC131789177 gene encoding ADP-ribosylation factor-like protein 2, protein MTIRKIFIVNSMGLLTILKKMKQKEKEMRILMLGLDNAGKTTILKKFNGEDINTIEPTLGFNIKTLEYKEFKLNIWDVGGQKSLRSYWRNYFESTDGLIWVVDSADRRRLIDCKDELKGLLLEERLAGATLLVFANKQDLPGALSAEEIRDALDLESIKTHHWNIQWCSAVTGEKLLDGIDWIISDIASRIFTMD, encoded by the exons ATGACGATCAGGAAAATTTTCATAGTAAACAGTATGGGGCTATTAACTATTTTAAAGAAGATGAAGCAGAAGGAGAAAGAGATGAGAATTCTTATGCT AGGACTTGATAATGCTGGGAAAACgactattttgaaaaagttcaatGGAGAAGATATCAACACAATCGAACCTACTTTAGGATTTAATATCAAAACCTTAGAATACaaaga ATTCAAGTTAAATATTTGGGATGTTGGAGGACAGAAGTCTCTTCGATCATATTGGAGAAACTATTTTGAAAGCACTGATGGTTTGATATGGGTAGTGGATAGTGCTGACAGAAGAAGGCTGATAGACTGCAAGGACGAACTGAAAGGTCTCCTTCTAGAAGAG AGGCTTGCAGGTGCTACGTTATTAGTGTTTGCCAATAAACAGGACCTACCTGGTGCCTTGTCTGCTGAAGAAATTAGAGAT gcTCTTGATTTGGAATCCATCAAGACACATCACTGGAACATTCAATGGTGCAGTGCAGTTACAGGAGAGAAACTACTAGATGGCATTGACTGGATTATCTCAGACATTGCATCAAGAATATTTACAATGGACTAA